Within the Coleofasciculus sp. FACHB-1120 genome, the region TATTAATTCCTGCCCCAATTCGTAGCGGAAAGGGCACGGGATATTCATTACTTAAATCCATTGTGATTTTATGGAGGGCGCTGACCGCTTGACAAATGTTCAGCATATCCTCCTCGGTCACTCCTTGGGGGCCATGAAACCAAATCGCCATGACCGCATCGCCAATATATTTATCAACCCAGCTGCCATACTGTCGGATAATATTTCCTGCATGACGGAACCACGTCCCAATCACTGCCGATAATATCTTTTCATCCAGTTGTCGAGTGAGGACTGTGAAGTCACGGATGTCCACGACCATGACTGACATCAGGCGGCGCACGTGCAAAGTCGAGGTCAGCGTATCTTTGTCGCCACTGGGCAATGGCTCATTGTTGCGGTTGGCAGTGGGACAGTGGAACTCTAGATCCGTCTGACCAAAGGTGAGGCGATCGCCATTGCGTAAAGTAACCGGAATACTAACTCGTCTGCCATTGACAAAAGAGCCGTTGCGACTTCCTAAGTCAATTAGGTAGAACTCGCCGGTTTCAGTACACTGCAACATTGCATGGTTGCGAGAAATCCAACGATCCGGCAACACAAAATTGTTATCGTCACTGCGACCAACTGTCCAGCAGTTACTACTCACCAGGGGGAGATAGCGATTGCCGGACTCGGTACGAAGGAGTAAGTAAGGAGTGGGTCGCAAAGTCACCACAGGTTAGAGAAGCGACGACGCATCGTATGGAGTGGTTAAATTTTAGCTTTCTTCTGGAGCTTGATTAGTAATTTGGGAACCTTAGTGGCTAGCTGTCCCTTCCCGAATAAATTTTTCAGGGGAGACTTTCAGATATTTTTAAGCCATAGTAGCAGCCAGCCAAAACAGACCGTCTACCAAGATGGTACTCAAAACGGCTCCACCAAACGCCCACCAATGCAGCTGGCGCGATCGCAATGGTACCAGACCAACACCGAGTAGGACTCCGAGAAGCACCATTGCCCAACTTGTTCCCCAAAGGGTACTGACTTGAGCGATGGCACTTTGAAAAACCAATGATGCCTCGCTTGGTGCAACTTGCATGACGGCTCGCCAGTGTGGAATCAAACCAGTTAAGTAGAAGTATATATCTGTTACTGCCGTGCCAAACAGGGAGCCAAGATAAAATAGGTTGCCGACTAGACCCCAACGGCGGCTCAAACACCATAAGGCAAACGGTAAACCGATGGCTTCCACCGGCAAGTGGATCGTGGGTTCCCAACGCAGCCAGCCCCAATAAATCGACCCTGCCAACCAACTCCAGCTAAATCCCAGCAGTAAATCTCCCCATACATGAGTCGCAGGACGCCGTCTGAGAACCACACTCAGCCAAACCCATCCCGCTGTCATTAATAAACTCAGTTCTGGCAGCAGCCGCACTAAAGGGGCTTGCACAAATACTGGTACTGACACCAGAAAGGACGCAGCTGCGAAAACGAACCAAGCTTGACGGGTGCCAATTCCCCAATCAAAAAGCCCGAACAGAGTTTTACTTGGCTCGGGGAGATTACCAGGGACAGAAGAAGATGAGTGAGAAAACCAGGTATCGTTAAACAAGATTTTGTTAATATTCTTTACTTTAGTTTACATCTTTTACGATATCACAAGAAAAATGCCCTAGGGGGGGATATGGCAATCTTAGCTGAGTTTTATTGAGCAATACAAGTGGCTTTTCGGAGTAGGTTGGCAGAAAATGAATGGGAAGTTGAGAGAAACTCGGCGCTGAGAGTCGGAGATTTTCTAAAAAATGCCCGTCTTCTGTAATGTCTGTGTTATGTGTAGTGGCGCAAGATGCCTCTGCCGGTGACTCGCAAACAAGAAAGGCTGACTTGTCTGGAATGCTGCTAATTAGAGGATTTCATGGCTGTATCAAAACGTAAAAAATTGGCGATTCTCGGTGTCGGTGCTGCCAGCGCTGCGTTGACCTTTCCTTTAGAAACGATGGTAAGGGCGCAAGACGTGGCACCCGTCGCCGCAACCACACCCCAGATGAATATCTTTCAAGCGGTGATTCTGGGTATGGTGCAAGGGTTGACTGAGTTTCTGCCCATTAGTAGTACGGCGCATTTGAAGGTGGTGCCGGTGATGCTGGGATGGGGCGATCCAGGAGTCGCCTTTACCGCCGTGATTCAGCTAGGCAGTATTGCCGCAGTGCTGTGGTATTTCTGGGGGGATTTGCGTCAAATCACAACGGGTGCTTTCAAAGCGATCGCTCACAAAAATTACGAATCAAACGACTTCCGCATGGCACTGGGGATCGTTTTGGGAACGTTACCCATCCTCTTTTTTGGACTGCTGATCAAAAAGTTTATTCCCAACTTTGACAACTCCCCGTTGCGGAGTATGACAGCGATCGCGATTGCCTCTATTTTCATGGCTTTATTGTTGGGCATTGCAGAGCGCATTGGGAATAAAAAGCGGAACTTTGAGCAATTAACACTTCAAGATGGCATTTTGATGGGCTTGGCGCAGGCTTTGGCGCTGATTCCTGGTGTTTCTCGCTCCGGCTCCACCCTCACTGCTGGACTATTTATGAATTTAGAACGGGCAACCGCTGCCCGCTTTTCTTTTTTATTGGGAATCCCAGCAATTACTCTGGCGGGGTTAGTGGAATTAAAAGGCGTTGTAGAAACAGGATTAGGAGATGGTGGACTGCTGCCTTTGCTGGTGGGAGTCATCTCAGCGGGAGTATTTTCCTATCTCTCGATCGCGTGGCTGCTGCGCTTCCTGCAAACCCAGGATACCTGGGTATTTATTTGGTATCGGTTAGCATTTGGAATAGCTATCTTGGGCGCAATTTTCGGCAAACTAATCCCGAATATCTAATTACTTTTTCCTCGACTCCCTCTGTGCCTGAAGCGGTTCGTTTTCTCTTAGTTTTATGAGCGAGATTTCTATTCGTCCAGCCTTAATTACCCAGGTTCTCCCCGACTCCATTGCTGCCGAAGTTGGTTTTGAACCAGGAGACGCAATTGTTTCCATCAACGGGATGCGCCCCCGCGACCTTATTGACTACCAGTTCTTGTGTGCGGATGAAGTACTGGAACTGGAAGTTTTAGATACTGCTGGGAAAAGCCACTCGGTGGAAATTGAGAAAGACTACGACGATGACTTGGGTTTGGAATTTGAAACTGCCCTATTTGATGGCTTAATTCAGTGCAATAACCGCTGTCCTTTTTGCTTCATCGACCAACAGCCACCCGGTAAAAGGCGATCGCTTTATCTCAAAGATGACGACTACCGTCTCAGCTTTCTCTATGGCTCATACTTAACTCTGACCAATCTCACCCAACGGGAATGGGACAGGATTGAGCAGATGCGCCTATCCCCCCTCTACGTCTCCATCCACGCTACCGAACCAGAAGTCCGCAGCCGCCTGCTAAAAAATCCCCGCGCTGGTGAGATTTTGCAGCAACTGCGGTGGTTTCAAGAACGGCGTCTGCAAATCCATGCTCAGGTTGTTCTTTGTCCTGGCATTAACGATGGCGATCGCCTAGATACCACCCTGGGGGATTTAGCCTCTTTTCATCAGGGAGATATCTCGGCGGTAGCCTCCGTGGCAGTGGTTCCGGTCGGTTTGACACGCTTCCGTCCAACCGAAGACGAACTAACCCCCGTGACCCCCCAGAAAGCCACTGAAGTGATTTTGCAAGTCCAGGCACTCCAGGGAAAATTCCGCAGCCAATTGGGATCTACTTTTGCCTGGTTAGCCGACGAGTGGTTTTTAATTGCTGGGCAAGAATTACCGCCAGAATCAGACTACGAAGATTATCCTCAAATTGCCAATGGAGTCGGTTCGATTCGCCAATTTCTTAAGGAATTTCAGCAGGTTGCCGAGAAAAAATTGCCGCGACGTTTAGAAACACCCCGGAAATTCACTTGGGTGGTGGGGAATGCAGTGGAAAAAGCCTTTGAGCCGATCGTACAACACCTGAATAAAGTGGAAGGACTGCAAGTAAATCTGGCGGCATTGCGTAGCGAATACTGGGGACAAGAGATTAGCGTTACGGGCTTGTTAACGGGTCAAGATTTGCTGAAATTAAAGGGAAGAGATTTAGGCGATCGCATTCTCCTCCCCTCAGTCATGCTAAAACATGGCGATTCTTGCTTCCTGGATGACATGACGGTGGAACAACTCGCCACCGATTTGGGTACACCCATCTTGCCCATCAACGGCATCGAAGAACTCATCGACGCCTGCATTCACCCTTAATCCGTCAAGCCTTTAGCAACTGAAGTGACGATAGCGGGCTGAGGCAGCATTTTCTCATACAAATCGAGCAAAAGCCTTTCCTTGAGATCCCAATCGAAGACTTCCTTCACCCGTTTTTGTCCCGCTTGTCCCATTCGCAGCCGTAATGCTGGATCTTCCGCTAAACGAGTCATCGCAGTAGCTAAGTCGCGTGCGACTTGTTCGGGATCTATCGCCGCCACTTTAATCCCAGTTTCCTCCGTTACCTGTACCGCTGGCCCTCCCAAATCCAAGCAAATGACTGGACGCCCCGCCGCCATCATTTCCGCACAGACAAACCCCCCAGATTCGTGCAGGCTGGGGTGAACGAGGACGTGGCAATGCCCGATTTTAGATAGGGTTTCCTGGCGCGGTAAAGCGCCCCAGAAGCGAACTTTATCCGCCACTCCCAGTGAGTGAGCGATCGCTTCCAATTGTTCCCGTTCCCGTCCATCTCCCACAATCCAGTATTCTGCTTTGGGAATTTGAGCCAAAGCAAAAGCGCGAATCCCCAGATGGACTCCTTTCCAGTGGATAAGGCGACCCACGGTAATAAACCGTATTGGACTATCATCAGGCACAGTATGGTGGGCTAATTGATTAATTTCCTCCTTAGATAAACCCACTTGGGAAGCGATTTGGACATTTTTTACTCCAAGCGATCGCAATCGTTCTGCTGTCTCCTCAGTGGTTGCTAATCCCACACAACTTCGCTTTGCCGTCAGTCGTACAAACGGATCTTGCTCACCCAGCGATTGAGCGAAGTTTCGCAGCAATTCGTAAACCTTGCCACGCTGACTAAAATCTTTCCAAAAAGCTGTTGGAGCCGATTCAGCGCCTCCGACAGGTCCCCAAATGAAGGGAACTGGCAATAGTGCTAAAAAGCTAGGAGACCAGTGTTTCACATAAGTGACATGACGCACCAAGTCAAAGTCAATCTCCCGATGCAGCCGCCTTGCCAGAAAATAAGCTTGTATTTGCCAAAGGTAGTAATGAAGTTGCACCAACCCTTGCTTATTCCGCCAATCTTCTGTCCAATTAAACGGATCGAAATAAACAAAGTGTAAGTTGGGAACCGGATGACGATCTAGCTCGGCTTCAATTGCGGCACGATAACCAATACGAGTTAACACCCAAACTTCGTGATGATTCGCTACTTGCCGAACCGTATTCCAGCCTACCCCTTCCTCAGAGCCACACCCAGGTTCGCAAGCGTATGCAGATAGAAGGATTTTCATAGGCTTTTTACCTCTTATAACATTAGCAACTTTCCCTATCTATAGTTCCCAACCACTTTCAAAACTACCCACTTTGACAAAATTATTTTCTGGTTTCCAGGCTATGCTAGGGAACGCAATTTCAGAAGCTCCGCCTCAATTCAATATCCTTGGACGTTTATTTAACTTTTTTATGCAGATAGAAGGATTTTCATAGGCTTCTTACCTCTTATAAAATTAGCAATTTTCCCTATCTATAGTTCCCACCCACCTTCAAAATTACCCACTTTCACAAAATTATTTTCTGGTTTCCAGGCTATGCTGGGGAACGCAATTTCAGAAGCTCCGCCTCAATTCAATATCCTTGGACGTTTATTTAACTTTTTTGTAAAACATTCATTGCTACTTCTGCCATTGATTTTGCTGCTGCCTCTGGAGTGTGCTGGTCTATCAATTGCTTTGATTTTTGTCCCATTGAAGCAACAAGATTTGGATTATCTATAAAACGGACCATTCCTTCAGCAATTTCCTCTGGGTTTTGCGGATCGAACAAATACCCATTCTCTCCTTCTATCACCATTTCATAAGCGCCTGCGCCTTTAGAACACAATATGGGTTTGCCAAATACCATTGCCTCCAGCACCACCATTCCCCAGACATCTTCAAAGGTAGGAAAAATAAAGACATCAGCATTCTGAAAATATGCCCCTAGTTGTCCGTAATCCACCCATCCTGTCCAGGTAAAAAGCTCTGTTAAATTGTTGTCTTTAACAAAAGCTTCAAGCTCTTCGCGTTGCGCTCCATCCCCAATAATTAGCAGTGAATAATCAGAATATCCCTGACTTTGAAGAAGCGAGCATGCCTCCAAAAGCGCCTTTATCCCTTTTCTAGAAATTACTTGCCCGACAAATAGAAAAACCGGACGTTTTAAATTTAATTCACTTGGTTTAGCAGCTTCAAGTTGTTCCCGCAAAGCTTGGGGTTCAGGCACCAGATAAGTTTTAGTAAAAATTTTTCTTTTGTCAGCTCCAATTACCTTATGAAGATACTTTTTGCCATCATTGCTATTAGCAATAAAAGCATCTGTGAACTTAACCATTAAACGACGCGAAAAGGTACGAAGTTTAGAATCTTCAAAGTTTGTATTTGGTGAACTACCATCATAAATAATTACAACTTTCCAACCTCCCAAAGGTTTGAAAAGCAGTGCTAAAACAGTCCACATAGAGAAAGCACTGGCGAAGACAACATGAGGCTTAAACTTAAGTAACTCATTCACAATCTTCGGTGAAGCTACCATAAAACCGCGACCATAGCCACCCGATACTTGAGTTGCTTCTACGAATTTAAATTTTCCTACAAGTTTAACCGCAGAAGCTCCAAGAGCGTCAGCATCGAATTTTGGCCAAAGACAGCCAGTATAAAAAATTGTATGTTTACATATTTTCGTAAGTTCGTACAAGACAGGTCGCCAATAAGAGCCAAATTCGACTGAGGGAATCACAATTGCAATGCGGAGATCATCCATCTTTAATTTCTTGTTTTCAGAATTTCTAACTTTCATGTTCCCATCTGCCCCCGCTTGCTAAAGCTTGAAAAAATCAATTTTCTATACGGCAGTAACCAATAAATAGGCCATAAAAGCCCAGCATGGCGCTGAGCAAATAACTTCCGTTCTTGAAATGTGAAATTTTTAGGTTGTTCTGCCTTTTGCCATCGTTCGCGAATCGGCAAATTAGAATCCATCCAATTCGCGTACAGAGGGTTTCCGGAACAGGTTCCGATGTAGCCTGGAGCTAGCCAAACTGTATATCCTTTTCGTCTCGCGCGTAACCCATAATCAAAGTCTCCCGCATAATGTTTAAAGTCAGGATCTAAGTTTCCAATGGCTTGGAATATTTCTTTAGGAATCAATACACAATTTCCATGCATGGTGTCACATCGTATAGCTTTTTCACCCGGTTCTAGCCAGCGAAATTTGAAGGGGTGCCACCACGTACTTCTCACGACACCGCCATAAGAAACCGTATTCGTCTCCGGATCGCAAGTCGCCCCTGTTACAATGACTGCTGCATTTCCTTGCGAGGCTAAAAGATGAGAGGTTGTCAGAAAATTACTTAAAGCGTCTGGGTAAATTAGCGTGTCATCATTCAGCCAGAGATGGTAATCATGAGGATGCTTTATGGCTTCAGAAAATGCCAGCCGCATTCCTCCATTCCAAAATAAATTTCCATCTCCCTGGATAATCTTTACTTGAGGATAGTTTTGGTTGACGGCTGCTGCTGTACCGTCAGTGCTGCCATCATCTACAAGATATACCCAAAGCTTAACGCCAGTTGGAAGTACCTGCTTAAAAAGTGCCTCTAGACTTGCTAAGGTTTTTTGCTTTCGGTTATAGCAAGTGATAAGGACGGCTATGCTAGTATTTTCCATCAACCCCTCAAATTATTAAAATGAATGTTAGTTATCATAATAGCTATATTATTCCTAAACTTGGGAATACTAAGATTGGAAGCATGAACAAGTTAGCAAAGTAATTATTTTTTAGCTAACCTATATTCTACAATTTAAGAAGCCCCAGACTTACCTTTTTATAAATTGAAGAATGTTTTCAAGGTTCTTGCTATTAATTTTTATTAAGCTAAATTAAAGATGCTTAATTCACTTTCTGAAATCAACAATATGTCTGCGGCAATGAAATTAAATTTAGGCTCTTTCGACAGAATCTTTTCAGGCTGGATCAATACAGATATTACTCCTCATATCTGGGTTTCAAAAATCCCCTTTTTACCTGATGTCATGTATAGAGTGGGGAAGCTCGATCAAGAAAGATATGAGGAACACCAAAAAGGAATTTTTCGTCAGCTTACATATCTGGATCTGACTAAAAAATTTCCCTGGTCTGATAATAGTGTCGATGCAGCATATACTTCTCATGTACTTGAGCATTTATACCTTGAAGGTGCTTTGAATTGTATCTCTGAAGTTTATCGAGTTCTGAAGCCAGGTGGAATATTCCGGGTTGCAGTTCCAGACCTCGATCAATTGATAAAGAGCTACGATCCTAGCTGTCCAGAAGTATTTCTGACAGAATTTTTAGAAGCAACGCAGACATTAGAAAAGAATCGCCACCACTGGCACTATAACGAAAACTCGTTGCGAAAAATCCTCTTAGATACTGGCTTTCGGGAAGTGGTGAGATGTGACTATCGAGACAGTCAAATAGCAGGTATTTCAGAACGAGAAGAACGTCCAGAATCCCTATTTATGGAATGTATTAAATAAAATTAAAGACTGTAGGGTGGGCAATGCTCACCCGAAAATTTTATATTTATGGAACATAAGTAGAGGGAAACAAAGGGATAAGATGATAAAGCCCCGTATAAGTCTGAAACCCCGTATTTAACCCTACGTAGTAAGAAGGAACAATAATATTTATGAGGGCAATATAAAACAAGATACGATGCCCCGGAAAAGCTTTTTCTTCCCGTATTAAGATAGCAAAAGCAATTAACATTCCCAAGAAGCCATAGCCGACATTTCTACTAGTATCCACAATCAAAAACATTGTAGAAATAGGGAATGCAATGATACTAGCGATCGCGCCTACCAAAAGTGCCTCGCCCTGACACCAAAGTATCCACAAAATATACAAAATAATAATCCACAATAGCTTGTAGGAGAAGAAAAAGCCTGCTAACCCCAACATTGGGTTTTCAGCTAAATACTGCAATGCCGTCTTATTCTCCAGGATCAAATGTGCCTTTACTGGGCTATCCAGAGAAAATCCACTACCAGCAAACCAAATAAAACAATAAATAGGGACTAAAGATAAAGCGGTTAATACTTCTCGCCTGGGAAAACAGAAAATAACGATTGGGATGAAGACAAAAGCACTGGCTTCATGCGTGGCTAAAGCAAAAGCAAGGGTTGCGAGTCTTCCCTGTCGAGTCATAGGGATACAAGCTGGAAGTAATAGCAGACTAAAAAATAGCTGATCGACATAGCCCGGAAATTGACAATTAAAGATTAAATAACTACTGGTTGCAATTGAAAGGTAATATAAACCAAGTTTTTGATAATTTATTGATTTGGATTCAATTTCTTGTTGCCCCTCATCAGGCTCCTTTGAAGCAAAGATTTTGGACTCGATAAAGGTTAAAGTCAAGAAGATTAAAAGATAGGTACAAGCCAGAGAAAAAATGTAATACAGGAACGGTCCACTCATGTGGATAAAGTTAGCGATCGCTAGCATAAACAAGCGTCGATAATACCAGTCAGCATTTTGACTAAAAGGCTCTAAACTCCTAATGGCATACTCTAAACCCATCACCCCTGGACCTAAAGGATAGCGAAAAGGGACGATGAGTAAAGATATAATTGCGAAGATGGCTAAGGACGCGATCGCTCTTCTTTTAAACCTAGACTGAAATAGTGAATGGCGCGACTTAATAACCGATATTAAAATTGGGTATCCAATAACTAAAGTTGCGATAAAAAAGAGAAATCCCTTGATAGGGATTATGCCGTAATTAGTAGTAATCTCAGCTAGTTGCTGCGGAGCAGTTTTGGCTAGGATTTCTGGAGAAATTACCCCTTGGGTGAAACGACTTTCGATTGCTTGAACAGTTGTAGAAACCCAATCTTGAGGCAGGCGATTGAAAATTGCTTGAAACGCCATGATTATTCTATTTTTCGGCGCATTCGCTACTGCATACAAAGTAGCTACCGCTATCCAGAAAAA harbors:
- a CDS encoding FHA domain-containing protein, which translates into the protein MVTLRPTPYLLLRTESGNRYLPLVSSNCWTVGRSDDNNFVLPDRWISRNHAMLQCTETGEFYLIDLGSRNGSFVNGRRVSIPVTLRNGDRLTFGQTDLEFHCPTANRNNEPLPSGDKDTLTSTLHVRRLMSVMVVDIRDFTVLTRQLDEKILSAVIGTWFRHAGNIIRQYGSWVDKYIGDAVMAIWFHGPQGVTEEDMLNICQAVSALHKITMDLSNEYPVPFPLRIGAGINTGFAMVGNTGSGDRPDYTAIGDTVNAAFRLESATKQLGLDIAVGETTHEYLISLAKQETGFKQYIVNLKGYEVPTVTYAGSYADLDSFLQVNTVNKD
- a CDS encoding DUF3120 domain-containing protein, whose translation is MFGLFDWGIGTRQAWFVFAAASFLVSVPVFVQAPLVRLLPELSLLMTAGWVWLSVVLRRRPATHVWGDLLLGFSWSWLAGSIYWGWLRWEPTIHLPVEAIGLPFALWCLSRRWGLVGNLFYLGSLFGTAVTDIYFYLTGLIPHWRAVMQVAPSEASLVFQSAIAQVSTLWGTSWAMVLLGVLLGVGLVPLRSRQLHWWAFGGAVLSTILVDGLFWLAATMA
- a CDS encoding undecaprenyl-diphosphate phosphatase, translating into MAVSKRKKLAILGVGAASAALTFPLETMVRAQDVAPVAATTPQMNIFQAVILGMVQGLTEFLPISSTAHLKVVPVMLGWGDPGVAFTAVIQLGSIAAVLWYFWGDLRQITTGAFKAIAHKNYESNDFRMALGIVLGTLPILFFGLLIKKFIPNFDNSPLRSMTAIAIASIFMALLLGIAERIGNKKRNFEQLTLQDGILMGLAQALALIPGVSRSGSTLTAGLFMNLERATAARFSFLLGIPAITLAGLVELKGVVETGLGDGGLLPLLVGVISAGVFSYLSIAWLLRFLQTQDTWVFIWYRLAFGIAILGAIFGKLIPNI
- a CDS encoding TIGR03279 family radical SAM protein, which translates into the protein MSEISIRPALITQVLPDSIAAEVGFEPGDAIVSINGMRPRDLIDYQFLCADEVLELEVLDTAGKSHSVEIEKDYDDDLGLEFETALFDGLIQCNNRCPFCFIDQQPPGKRRSLYLKDDDYRLSFLYGSYLTLTNLTQREWDRIEQMRLSPLYVSIHATEPEVRSRLLKNPRAGEILQQLRWFQERRLQIHAQVVLCPGINDGDRLDTTLGDLASFHQGDISAVASVAVVPVGLTRFRPTEDELTPVTPQKATEVILQVQALQGKFRSQLGSTFAWLADEWFLIAGQELPPESDYEDYPQIANGVGSIRQFLKEFQQVAEKKLPRRLETPRKFTWVVGNAVEKAFEPIVQHLNKVEGLQVNLAALRSEYWGQEISVTGLLTGQDLLKLKGRDLGDRILLPSVMLKHGDSCFLDDMTVEQLATDLGTPILPINGIEELIDACIHP
- a CDS encoding glycosyltransferase family 4 protein is translated as MKILLSAYACEPGCGSEEGVGWNTVRQVANHHEVWVLTRIGYRAAIEAELDRHPVPNLHFVYFDPFNWTEDWRNKQGLVQLHYYLWQIQAYFLARRLHREIDFDLVRHVTYVKHWSPSFLALLPVPFIWGPVGGAESAPTAFWKDFSQRGKVYELLRNFAQSLGEQDPFVRLTAKRSCVGLATTEETAERLRSLGVKNVQIASQVGLSKEEINQLAHHTVPDDSPIRFITVGRLIHWKGVHLGIRAFALAQIPKAEYWIVGDGREREQLEAIAHSLGVADKVRFWGALPRQETLSKIGHCHVLVHPSLHESGGFVCAEMMAAGRPVICLDLGGPAVQVTEETGIKVAAIDPEQVARDLATAMTRLAEDPALRLRMGQAGQKRVKEVFDWDLKERLLLDLYEKMLPQPAIVTSVAKGLTD
- a CDS encoding glycosyltransferase family 4 protein, translated to MKVRNSENKKLKMDDLRIAIVIPSVEFGSYWRPVLYELTKICKHTIFYTGCLWPKFDADALGASAVKLVGKFKFVEATQVSGGYGRGFMVASPKIVNELLKFKPHVVFASAFSMWTVLALLFKPLGGWKVVIIYDGSSPNTNFEDSKLRTFSRRLMVKFTDAFIANSNDGKKYLHKVIGADKRKIFTKTYLVPEPQALREQLEAAKPSELNLKRPVFLFVGQVISRKGIKALLEACSLLQSQGYSDYSLLIIGDGAQREELEAFVKDNNLTELFTWTGWVDYGQLGAYFQNADVFIFPTFEDVWGMVVLEAMVFGKPILCSKGAGAYEMVIEGENGYLFDPQNPEEIAEGMVRFIDNPNLVASMGQKSKQLIDQHTPEAAAKSMAEVAMNVLQKS
- a CDS encoding glycosyltransferase family 2 protein, whose protein sequence is MENTSIAVLITCYNRKQKTLASLEALFKQVLPTGVKLWVYLVDDGSTDGTAAAVNQNYPQVKIIQGDGNLFWNGGMRLAFSEAIKHPHDYHLWLNDDTLIYPDALSNFLTTSHLLASQGNAAVIVTGATCDPETNTVSYGGVVRSTWWHPFKFRWLEPGEKAIRCDTMHGNCVLIPKEIFQAIGNLDPDFKHYAGDFDYGLRARRKGYTVWLAPGYIGTCSGNPLYANWMDSNLPIRERWQKAEQPKNFTFQERKLFAQRHAGLLWPIYWLLPYRKLIFSSFSKRGQMGT
- a CDS encoding methyltransferase domain-containing protein, with translation MLNSLSEINNMSAAMKLNLGSFDRIFSGWINTDITPHIWVSKIPFLPDVMYRVGKLDQERYEEHQKGIFRQLTYLDLTKKFPWSDNSVDAAYTSHVLEHLYLEGALNCISEVYRVLKPGGIFRVAVPDLDQLIKSYDPSCPEVFLTEFLEATQTLEKNRHHWHYNENSLRKILLDTGFREVVRCDYRDSQIAGISEREERPESLFMECIK